The genome window TCGACCTCGAATACCTGCGCGCGGCACGCCGTGAATTCGGCGACATCATGCTGATGGCGGATGCCAATTCAGCTTATACGCTCGACGACATCGACACCTTCCGTGCGATGGACGAGCTCGACCTCCTCATGATCGAGCAGCCGCTCGCAAGCGACGACATCGTCGACCATCGGCATCTGCAGGCGGCGATCCGCACGCCGGTGTGCCTCGACGAAAGCGTCGACTCGGTCGACGACGCGAGGCGTGCTATCGAGCTCGGAAGCTGCAAGGTCATCAACATCAAGGTGGCGCGCGTGGGCGGCCTCACGGAAGCGCGCCGCATTCAGGAATTTGCCGCCCGTCACAACGTCGGCTGCTGGTGCGGCGGAATGGTGGATGCGGGCGTTGCGCGCGGGCACAACATTGCCGTCGCGACCCTTCCCAACTACGTCTACCCGAACGACATTCCGTCGTCGGACCGCTACTACGCGGACGACCTGGTGACGCCCTCGACCTTCATCGACCGTGAGGCCCATATCACCGCATCGGAACGCCCGGGCACGGGGTTCGAGCCCGACTGGGCGGTGATCGAAAAGCATACGGTCGAAAAAGAAGTTCTCACCAGAGCCGACCTCTGACTCATCCATTCATCACGGAGAGGATCTCTTTCTCCTGTTCCGTAAACCAGGGGTTGAACGTCAGGCGAGCAGTCACTCCGGTACGCTTCTTGTCGCCCCAGGCGCCGTAATGGATGTCCTTTTCGGGGATCCCGCGGCAGGTGGTGGTGGAGGTACGGTCTTCTCCCAACCGGCAGAGGCGGTTCAAGCCTTCTTTCCCGTACTGAGGATTTCCGGGCGAATAGAGAAGCCCCATGTGCGAGAAGCTCGTGATGTTTTCGTCCGGAAGATAGTCGGTCCTCACGACGACCCGCGGGTCATTGCCGGAGAGCTCCGACGCGGTCGATTGATCCCCGTACCAGAGAAAGCGCGTGCGCGGGTTCGTGAAGCGCTTCGGGAACGTTTCAAGAAGCGCCTGAGTATTCACGACCGAATCGTGCTCGCTCATCATGATGACGGCGGGGCGCTCAAAGGGCTTCCTCAGGAGCGCTTCCTCGGCGCTCCGCATCGTGTCGACGAAGGCCGCAAGCGCCTGCACGGGAACGATTGTGTAGCGAAATGGCGTCTGGCCTCCCATCATCGAATCCTCGGGCTCTCTCAGCCAGTTGATGAAGGGCGCGAGAATCGGCGCCATGAAGGCGAGATGCGTGCGCACTTCCACGGCGGGCGAAAAGAGGACGAGCCCGGAGATCCATTCATGGCGGGAAGCGAATTCAATCGCGAGATTGCAGCCCGTTGAGAAGCCGCCGAGCCAGACCTCGGTTTTCTCTCCCTGATGGAGCGTTTTCAGGTCGCGGTCCAGGATCTCCGCCTGCTCCCGCACCACCCGGCGCCAGTCGTCCGCCGTGGGCTCGAGCATGTCTTCGGGCCGCGTGCCGCAGCCCGGAAGGAGCACTGTCCGCACGAGCCATCCGGCATTCGCGTAAGTGCGAGCCTGATCGACGAAGCTCCAGGGCGAGTCGCCGAGTCCGTGAATGAGAAGAATGCCGCGGGTGCCGACGGCGCCTGATGCGGGAAGCGTCTCCGAGGGCGTGTTCCACCGAAGCTCCGCCGCCGTGTCGTCGGACACGAATTTCCGCCGGGCGTTCACCCAGGCGCGCGTTTCTGTGGCATAGGCCGCAAAGGACGTTTGGCCGAGGGGCTGGACGCCCGCAATCTCAGCCTTGGGCGATGTCGCGCACGAAGCGAGCGAGACCGTGAGCGGGAGAGCTGCGAGGACTGCGGCGCCGCCAAGAAGCCGGCGCCGGGAGAGCAGAAAGCGGGGAGAGGACATTCTTTTCATAGCGAAGAAAAGAATAACGGGCCGGAAGGATTCCGGCCCGCTCCGATTACATCAAAAAATTGCGTAATCCGATCAATGGAAGACGTTGATTACATCTTCCGGTGGCAGGTGCGCGCAATGACGTCGAGCTGCTGCTCGCGAGTGAGGTCGATGAACTTCACCGCGTAGCCCGAGACGCGGATCGTGAAGTTCGCGTATTCGGGCTTCTCGGGATGCTCCATCGCGTCGATCAGCTTGTCGGTGCCGAAGACATTGACGTTCAGATGGTGCGCGCCCTGGGCGAAGTAGCCGTCCATCACGGAGACCAAGTTTTCGGCGCGTTCGTCGAGCGAATGGCCGAGCGCGTCGGGACTGATCGTCTGGGTGTTGGAGATGCCGTCGAGCGCGTACTCGTAGGGAAGCTTCGCGACGGAGTTGAGGGACGCGAGAAGGCCGTTCTTTTCCGCGCCGTAGCTCGGGTTCGCGCCGGGCGAGAGCGGTTCGCCCGCCTTTCTGCCGTCGGGAAGCGACCCCGTCGCCTTCCCGTAGACCACGTTCGACGTGATCGTGAGAATCGAGGTCGTGGGTTCGGAATGACGGTAGGTCGGGTAGTGGCGGACCTTTTCAATGAAGGTTCTGAGAAGCCACACGGCCAATTCGTCCGCGCGCTCGTCGTCGTTGCCGTAGTGCGGGAAGTCGCCCTCGACCTCGAAGTCGACCGCCACGCCCTTGTCGTTGCGGATGGGCTTCACCTTCGCGTACTTGATGGCGCAGAGGGAGTCGACGACGTGCGAGAAGCCGGCAATGCCCGTCGCGAACGTGCGGCGGACGTCGGTATCGATGAGCGCGAGCTCGGCGGCTTCATAGAAGTACTTGTCGTGCATGTAGTGAATGAGGTTGAGCGTATTCACGTAAATGCCGGCAAGCCACTCCATCATGGGGTCGAAGCGCGCCATGACTTCGTCGTAATCGAGGAATTCCGACGTGATCGGACGATAGGCCGGACCCACCTGAGCGCCCGACTTCTCATCAACGCCGCCGTTGATGGCGTAGAGCATGCACTTGGCGAGGTTCGCGCGGGCGCCGAAGAACTGCATTTCCTTGCCGGTTTCGGTCGCCGAGACGCAACAGCAGATCGAGTAGTCGTCGCCCCAGACCGGACGCATGACGTCGTCGTTTTCATACTGGACGCTCGAAGTGAGGCACGAGATCTTCGCGGCATAGCGGCGGAAGGCCTCAGGAAGCGCCTTCGTGTAGAGGACCGTCAGGTTGGGTTCGGGCGCCGGATCCATGTTTTCGAGCGTATGGAGGAAGCGGAAGTCCGTCTTCGTCACCATCGGGCGGCCGTCCATGCCGATGCCGGCCATCTCAAGCGTCGCCCAGACCGGGTCGCCCGAGAAGAGCTGGTTGTATTCCGGAATGCGGGCGAACTTCACCATGCGGAACTTCATGACGAGATGGTCGATGAGTTCCTGGGCTTCGCTTTCCGTGAGCGTTCCTTCCTTCAGGTCGCGCTCGAGGTAGATGTCGAGGAAGGTCGAAATGCGGCCCACCGACATCGCGGCGCCGTTCTGCGTGCGGATGGCGGCGAGGTAGCCGAAGTAAAGCCACTGCACGGCTTCGCGGGCATTCACTGCAGGCTTCGAAATATCAAAGCCGTAGCTCTTTGCGAGCTCCTTCATCGCCATGAGGGCGCGGATCTGTTCGCTGATCTCCTCGCGCTGGCGGATGACTTCGTCGCTCATCATTCCGCAGCCGCAGTTTTTGAGATCGCGCTTCTTTTCAGCGATCAGATGATCGATGCCGTAGAGCGCAACGCGGCGGTAGTCGCCCACGATGCGGCCGCGCCCGTAGGTGTCGGGAAGACCCGTGATGATCTTATTCTTGCGCGCCGCACGCATTTCGGGCGTGTAGGCGTCGTAGACGCCCTGGTTGTGCGTCTTGCGGTATTCGTTGAAGATCTGATCGAACTTCGCATTGGGTTCGTACCCGTAGGTGCGGCAGGCTTCCTGGGCCATGCGGATGCCGCCGTAGGGCATGAAGGCGCGCTTCAGGGGCTTGTCGGTCTGGATGCCCACCACCTTCTCGAGATCCTTCAAAGCCGGATCAATGTAGGCGGCAGGATAGGCAGTAATCGAGGAGACGATTTCGGTCTCCATGTCGAGGACGCCGCCCTTGGCGCGTTCTTCCTTCTGGAGTTCGGAGAGGCGTCCCCAGAGCTTTTGCGTCGCTTCAGTGGGGCCGGCGAGGAAGTCGCTACCGCCCGAATACGGGGTGTAGTTGTTCTGAATGAAGTCGCGGACGTTTATGTCGCGCTTCCAGTGCGTTCCCGTAAAGGTGCGCCAGGCTTCAGTCATGGTGGAACTCCTATGATTTGAAAATGAAAAATTAAGGAAAGCTGGGGAAATCGGTACTGCTAAATCTCCGCGGACCCGCATCCGAGAATGCGCTCGGCATTGAGGATGCGTTCCCTTGAAGGCGGCGGGAGGCCCTTCGTGCGGCAGGGAATGCCGAGCGCCTCCCACTTGGGTTCTGCAAAGCTGTGAAAGGGGAGAACCTCGACGCGACGGACGTTCTTGAGCGTCTTGATGAAGCCGGAGAGCGCTTCCAGGGCCTCATCCTCATCCGTCCATTCGGGCACGAGGACGTGCCGGATCCAGACGGGCTTCTCCTTATCCGAGAGATAGCGCGCGAAGTCGAGAATCGTTTCGTTTGTGAAGCCCGTGAGCTTCTTGTGAGCGTCGGGGCGGATGTGCTTGATGTCGAGGAGCACGAGGTCGGTGACGGCCATCAGGCGCTCGAACCTCGCAAGATTTTCGGATTCGCGCGTAAAGGGAAGTCCGCTCGTGTCGATCGTGGTCGATACGCCCGCACGCTTTGCTTTTTCAAAAAGCTCCGTCACGAATTCAATCTGCAGGAGCGGCTCCCCGCCGCTCACGGTGATGCCGCCCTTTTCGCCCCAGTAGGGACGGTAGCGGAGCGCCCGCTCGAGGACTTCGTCGGGCGTGACGATTTCCCCCGTCTGAATGCGCCAGGTATCCGGATTGTGGCAGTAGACGCAGCGCATGCGGCAGCCCTGCACGAAGACGACGAACCGTACGCCGGGTCCGTCGACGGATCCGAATGTCTCGTAAGAATGAATGCGGCCGGTGGTCATGGCGGGCGAAGGAATCCTCTGTCGGTCGGGTTCATGGGGGACTTCCCTAGGGAGAAGCCCTCTCTTTTTGCCAATCCTTACTCTAAGCGAAGGCGCGCCGCAAGTCATCAGTCCTTCGGATGAGTTTGGGTGGGGAAAAGGCCTTGCGAAGACTACCGAAAGCAGCCGTTTCCGACTGAAGTGAAATTGTGTCCGGCGGCGTCGAAATGTTGTCGCGCATTGCCGGGACGC of Sutterella faecalis contains these proteins:
- the menC gene encoding o-succinylbenzoate synthase; protein product: MRIEKAVIRQMKLPFKTGFRTSFGTTVVKDFLLVELYDAKRRLGLGECSAFMRPWYNEETTVGARYVIREFLLSELLRSEEIASPEAFFDQTAWIRRNRMARSAVDCALWDLWSREKGIPEWRALGGTKNVIESGVSLGIEKSPAELLKTIEKYLGQGYRRVKCKIAPGFDLEYLRAARREFGDIMLMADANSAYTLDDIDTFRAMDELDLLMIEQPLASDDIVDHRHLQAAIRTPVCLDESVDSVDDARRAIELGSCKVINIKVARVGGLTEARRIQEFAARHNVGCWCGGMVDAGVARGHNIAVATLPNYVYPNDIPSSDRYYADDLVTPSTFIDREAHITASERPGTGFEPDWAVIEKHTVEKEVLTRADL
- a CDS encoding alpha/beta hydrolase encodes the protein MSSPRFLLSRRRLLGGAAVLAALPLTVSLASCATSPKAEIAGVQPLGQTSFAAYATETRAWVNARRKFVSDDTAAELRWNTPSETLPASGAVGTRGILLIHGLGDSPWSFVDQARTYANAGWLVRTVLLPGCGTRPEDMLEPTADDWRRVVREQAEILDRDLKTLHQGEKTEVWLGGFSTGCNLAIEFASRHEWISGLVLFSPAVEVRTHLAFMAPILAPFINWLREPEDSMMGGQTPFRYTIVPVQALAAFVDTMRSAEEALLRKPFERPAVIMMSEHDSVVNTQALLETFPKRFTNPRTRFLWYGDQSTASELSGNDPRVVVRTDYLPDENITSFSHMGLLYSPGNPQYGKEGLNRLCRLGEDRTSTTTCRGIPEKDIHYGAWGDKKRTGVTARLTFNPWFTEQEKEILSVMNG
- the pflB gene encoding formate C-acetyltransferase — protein: MTEAWRTFTGTHWKRDINVRDFIQNNYTPYSGGSDFLAGPTEATQKLWGRLSELQKEERAKGGVLDMETEIVSSITAYPAAYIDPALKDLEKVVGIQTDKPLKRAFMPYGGIRMAQEACRTYGYEPNAKFDQIFNEYRKTHNQGVYDAYTPEMRAARKNKIITGLPDTYGRGRIVGDYRRVALYGIDHLIAEKKRDLKNCGCGMMSDEVIRQREEISEQIRALMAMKELAKSYGFDISKPAVNAREAVQWLYFGYLAAIRTQNGAAMSVGRISTFLDIYLERDLKEGTLTESEAQELIDHLVMKFRMVKFARIPEYNQLFSGDPVWATLEMAGIGMDGRPMVTKTDFRFLHTLENMDPAPEPNLTVLYTKALPEAFRRYAAKISCLTSSVQYENDDVMRPVWGDDYSICCCVSATETGKEMQFFGARANLAKCMLYAINGGVDEKSGAQVGPAYRPITSEFLDYDEVMARFDPMMEWLAGIYVNTLNLIHYMHDKYFYEAAELALIDTDVRRTFATGIAGFSHVVDSLCAIKYAKVKPIRNDKGVAVDFEVEGDFPHYGNDDERADELAVWLLRTFIEKVRHYPTYRHSEPTTSILTITSNVVYGKATGSLPDGRKAGEPLSPGANPSYGAEKNGLLASLNSVAKLPYEYALDGISNTQTISPDALGHSLDERAENLVSVMDGYFAQGAHHLNVNVFGTDKLIDAMEHPEKPEYANFTIRVSGYAVKFIDLTREQQLDVIARTCHRKM
- the pflA gene encoding pyruvate formate-lyase-activating protein — translated: MTTGRIHSYETFGSVDGPGVRFVVFVQGCRMRCVYCHNPDTWRIQTGEIVTPDEVLERALRYRPYWGEKGGITVSGGEPLLQIEFVTELFEKAKRAGVSTTIDTSGLPFTRESENLARFERLMAVTDLVLLDIKHIRPDAHKKLTGFTNETILDFARYLSDKEKPVWIRHVLVPEWTDEDEALEALSGFIKTLKNVRRVEVLPFHSFAEPKWEALGIPCRTKGLPPPSRERILNAERILGCGSAEI